The Macaca thibetana thibetana isolate TM-01 chromosome 11, ASM2454274v1, whole genome shotgun sequence genome window below encodes:
- the IKZF4 gene encoding zinc finger protein Eos isoform X2: protein MDIEDCNGRSYMSGSGDSSLEKEFLGAPVGPSVSTPNSQHSSPSRSLSANSIKVEMYSDEESSRLLGPDERLLEKDDSVIVEDSLSEPLGYCDGSGPEPHSPGGIRLPNGKLKCDVCGMVCIGPNVLMVHKRSHTGERPFHCNQCGASFTQKGNLLRHIKLHSGEKPFKCPFCNYACRRRDALTGHLRTHSVSSPTVGKPYKCNYCGRSYKQQSTLEEHKERCHNYLQSLSTEAQALAGQPGDEIRDLEMVPDSMLHSSSERPTFIDRLANSLTKRKRSTPQKFVGEKQMRFSLSDLPYDVNSGGYEKDVELVAHHSLEPGFGSSLAFVGAEHLRPLRLPPTNCISELTPVISSVYTQMQPLPGRLELPGSREAGEGPEDLADGGPLLYRARGPLTDPGASPSNGCQDSTDTESNHEDRVAGVVSLPQGPPPQPPPTIVVGRHSPAYAKEDPKPQEGLLRGTPGPSKEVLRVVGESGEPVKAFKCEHCRILFLDHVMFTIHMGCHGFRDPFECNICGYHSQDRYEFSSHIVRGEHKVG, encoded by the exons ATGGACATAGAAGACTGCAATGGCCGCTCCTATATGTCTG GTAGCGGGGACTCATCTCTGGAGAAGGAGTTCCTCGGGGCCCCAGTGGGGCCCTCGGTGAGCACCCCCAACAGCCAGCACTCTTCTCCCAGCCGCTCACTCAGCG CCAACTCCATCAAGGTGGAGATGTACAGCGATGAGGAGTCGAGCAGACTGCTGGGGCCAGATGAGCGGCTCCTGGAAAAGGACGACAGTGTGATTGTGGAAGATTCATTGTCTGAGCCCTTGGGCTACTGTGATGGGAGTGGGCCAGAGCCTCACTCCCCTGGGGGCATCCGGCTGCCTAATGGCAAGCTCAAGTGTGACGTTTGCGGCATGGTCTGTATTGGACCCAACGTGCTCATGGTGCACAAGCGCAGCCACACTG GTGAAAGGCCCTTCCATTGCAACCAGTGTGGTGCCTCCTTCACCCAGAAGGGGAACCTGCTGCGCCACATCAAGCTGCATTCCGGGGAGAAGCCCTTTAAATGTCCCTTCTGCAACTATGCCTGCCGCCGGCGTGATGCACTCACTGGTCACCTCCGCACACACTCAG TCTCCTCTCCCACAGTGGGTAAGCCCTACAAGTGTAACTACTGTGGCCGGAGCTACAAACAGCAGAGTACCCTGGAGGAGCACAAGGAGCGGTGCCATAACTACCTACAGAGTCTCAGCACTGAAGCCCAAGCTTTGGCTGGCCAACCAG GTGATGAAATACGTGACCTGGAGATGGTGCCAGACTCCATGCTGCACTCATCCTCTGAGCGGCCAACTTTCATTGATCGTCTGGCCAACAGCCTCACCAAACGCAAGCGTTCCACACCCCAGAAGTTTGTAG GCGAAAAGCAGATGCGCTTCAGCCTCTCAGACCTCCCCTATGACGTGAACTCGGGTGGCTATGAAAAGGATGTGGAGTTGGTGGCACACCACAGCCTGGAACCTGGCTTTGGAAGTTCCCTGGCCTTTGTGGGTGCAGAGCATCTGCGTCCCCTCCGCCTTCCACCCACCAATTGCATCTCAGAACTCACGCCTGTCATCAGCTCTGTCTACACCCAGATGCAGCCCCTCCCTGGTCGACTGGAGCTTCCAGGATCCCGAGAAGCAGGTGAGGGACCTGAGGACCTGGCCGATGGAGGTCCCCTCCTCTACCGGGCCCGAGGCCCCCTGACTGACCCTGGGGCATCCCCCAGCAATGGCTGCCAGGACTCCACAGACACAGAAAGCAACCACGAAGATCGGGTTGCAGGGGTGGTATCCCTCCCTCAGggtcccccaccccagccacctcCCACCATTGTGGTGGGCCGGCACAGTCCTGCCTACGCCAAAGAGGACCCCAAGCCACAGGAGGGATTATTGCGGGGCACCCCAGGCCCCTCCAAGGAAGTGCTTCGGGTGGTGGGCGAGAGTGGTGAGCCTGTGAAGGCCTTCAAGTGTGAGCACTGCCGTATCCTCTTCCTGGACCACGTCATGTTCACTATCCACATGGGCTGTCATGGCTTCAGAGACCCTTTCGAGTGCAACATCTGTGGTTATCACAGCCAGGACCGGTACGAATTCTCTTCCCACATTGTCCGGGGGGAGCATAAGGTGGGCTAG
- the IKZF4 gene encoding zinc finger protein Eos isoform X1 codes for MHTPPALPRRFQGGGRVRTPGSHRQGKDNLERDPSGGCVPDFLPQAQDSNHFIMESLFCESSGDSSLEKEFLGAPVGPSVSTPNSQHSSPSRSLSANSIKVEMYSDEESSRLLGPDERLLEKDDSVIVEDSLSEPLGYCDGSGPEPHSPGGIRLPNGKLKCDVCGMVCIGPNVLMVHKRSHTGERPFHCNQCGASFTQKGNLLRHIKLHSGEKPFKCPFCNYACRRRDALTGHLRTHSVSSPTVGKPYKCNYCGRSYKQQSTLEEHKERCHNYLQSLSTEAQALAGQPGDEIRDLEMVPDSMLHSSSERPTFIDRLANSLTKRKRSTPQKFVGEKQMRFSLSDLPYDVNSGGYEKDVELVAHHSLEPGFGSSLAFVGAEHLRPLRLPPTNCISELTPVISSVYTQMQPLPGRLELPGSREAGEGPEDLADGGPLLYRARGPLTDPGASPSNGCQDSTDTESNHEDRVAGVVSLPQGPPPQPPPTIVVGRHSPAYAKEDPKPQEGLLRGTPGPSKEVLRVVGESGEPVKAFKCEHCRILFLDHVMFTIHMGCHGFRDPFECNICGYHSQDRYEFSSHIVRGEHKVG; via the exons ATGCATACACCACCCGCACTCCCTCGCCGTTTCCAAGGCGGCGGCCGCGTTCGCACCCCAGGGTCTCACCGGCAAGGGAAGGATAAT CTGGAGAGGGATCCCTCAGGAGGGTGTGTTCCGGATTTCTTGCCTCAGGCCCAAGACTCCAACCATTTTATAATGGAATCTTTATTTTGTGAAA GTAGCGGGGACTCATCTCTGGAGAAGGAGTTCCTCGGGGCCCCAGTGGGGCCCTCGGTGAGCACCCCCAACAGCCAGCACTCTTCTCCCAGCCGCTCACTCAGCG CCAACTCCATCAAGGTGGAGATGTACAGCGATGAGGAGTCGAGCAGACTGCTGGGGCCAGATGAGCGGCTCCTGGAAAAGGACGACAGTGTGATTGTGGAAGATTCATTGTCTGAGCCCTTGGGCTACTGTGATGGGAGTGGGCCAGAGCCTCACTCCCCTGGGGGCATCCGGCTGCCTAATGGCAAGCTCAAGTGTGACGTTTGCGGCATGGTCTGTATTGGACCCAACGTGCTCATGGTGCACAAGCGCAGCCACACTG GTGAAAGGCCCTTCCATTGCAACCAGTGTGGTGCCTCCTTCACCCAGAAGGGGAACCTGCTGCGCCACATCAAGCTGCATTCCGGGGAGAAGCCCTTTAAATGTCCCTTCTGCAACTATGCCTGCCGCCGGCGTGATGCACTCACTGGTCACCTCCGCACACACTCAG TCTCCTCTCCCACAGTGGGTAAGCCCTACAAGTGTAACTACTGTGGCCGGAGCTACAAACAGCAGAGTACCCTGGAGGAGCACAAGGAGCGGTGCCATAACTACCTACAGAGTCTCAGCACTGAAGCCCAAGCTTTGGCTGGCCAACCAG GTGATGAAATACGTGACCTGGAGATGGTGCCAGACTCCATGCTGCACTCATCCTCTGAGCGGCCAACTTTCATTGATCGTCTGGCCAACAGCCTCACCAAACGCAAGCGTTCCACACCCCAGAAGTTTGTAG GCGAAAAGCAGATGCGCTTCAGCCTCTCAGACCTCCCCTATGACGTGAACTCGGGTGGCTATGAAAAGGATGTGGAGTTGGTGGCACACCACAGCCTGGAACCTGGCTTTGGAAGTTCCCTGGCCTTTGTGGGTGCAGAGCATCTGCGTCCCCTCCGCCTTCCACCCACCAATTGCATCTCAGAACTCACGCCTGTCATCAGCTCTGTCTACACCCAGATGCAGCCCCTCCCTGGTCGACTGGAGCTTCCAGGATCCCGAGAAGCAGGTGAGGGACCTGAGGACCTGGCCGATGGAGGTCCCCTCCTCTACCGGGCCCGAGGCCCCCTGACTGACCCTGGGGCATCCCCCAGCAATGGCTGCCAGGACTCCACAGACACAGAAAGCAACCACGAAGATCGGGTTGCAGGGGTGGTATCCCTCCCTCAGggtcccccaccccagccacctcCCACCATTGTGGTGGGCCGGCACAGTCCTGCCTACGCCAAAGAGGACCCCAAGCCACAGGAGGGATTATTGCGGGGCACCCCAGGCCCCTCCAAGGAAGTGCTTCGGGTGGTGGGCGAGAGTGGTGAGCCTGTGAAGGCCTTCAAGTGTGAGCACTGCCGTATCCTCTTCCTGGACCACGTCATGTTCACTATCCACATGGGCTGTCATGGCTTCAGAGACCCTTTCGAGTGCAACATCTGTGGTTATCACAGCCAGGACCGGTACGAATTCTCTTCCCACATTGTCCGGGGGGAGCATAAGGTGGGCTAG
- the IKZF4 gene encoding zinc finger protein Eos isoform X3, translating to MYSDEESSRLLGPDERLLEKDDSVIVEDSLSEPLGYCDGSGPEPHSPGGIRLPNGKLKCDVCGMVCIGPNVLMVHKRSHTGERPFHCNQCGASFTQKGNLLRHIKLHSGEKPFKCPFCNYACRRRDALTGHLRTHSVSSPTVGKPYKCNYCGRSYKQQSTLEEHKERCHNYLQSLSTEAQALAGQPGDEIRDLEMVPDSMLHSSSERPTFIDRLANSLTKRKRSTPQKFVGEKQMRFSLSDLPYDVNSGGYEKDVELVAHHSLEPGFGSSLAFVGAEHLRPLRLPPTNCISELTPVISSVYTQMQPLPGRLELPGSREAGEGPEDLADGGPLLYRARGPLTDPGASPSNGCQDSTDTESNHEDRVAGVVSLPQGPPPQPPPTIVVGRHSPAYAKEDPKPQEGLLRGTPGPSKEVLRVVGESGEPVKAFKCEHCRILFLDHVMFTIHMGCHGFRDPFECNICGYHSQDRYEFSSHIVRGEHKVG from the exons ATGTACAGCGATGAGGAGTCGAGCAGACTGCTGGGGCCAGATGAGCGGCTCCTGGAAAAGGACGACAGTGTGATTGTGGAAGATTCATTGTCTGAGCCCTTGGGCTACTGTGATGGGAGTGGGCCAGAGCCTCACTCCCCTGGGGGCATCCGGCTGCCTAATGGCAAGCTCAAGTGTGACGTTTGCGGCATGGTCTGTATTGGACCCAACGTGCTCATGGTGCACAAGCGCAGCCACACTG GTGAAAGGCCCTTCCATTGCAACCAGTGTGGTGCCTCCTTCACCCAGAAGGGGAACCTGCTGCGCCACATCAAGCTGCATTCCGGGGAGAAGCCCTTTAAATGTCCCTTCTGCAACTATGCCTGCCGCCGGCGTGATGCACTCACTGGTCACCTCCGCACACACTCAG TCTCCTCTCCCACAGTGGGTAAGCCCTACAAGTGTAACTACTGTGGCCGGAGCTACAAACAGCAGAGTACCCTGGAGGAGCACAAGGAGCGGTGCCATAACTACCTACAGAGTCTCAGCACTGAAGCCCAAGCTTTGGCTGGCCAACCAG GTGATGAAATACGTGACCTGGAGATGGTGCCAGACTCCATGCTGCACTCATCCTCTGAGCGGCCAACTTTCATTGATCGTCTGGCCAACAGCCTCACCAAACGCAAGCGTTCCACACCCCAGAAGTTTGTAG GCGAAAAGCAGATGCGCTTCAGCCTCTCAGACCTCCCCTATGACGTGAACTCGGGTGGCTATGAAAAGGATGTGGAGTTGGTGGCACACCACAGCCTGGAACCTGGCTTTGGAAGTTCCCTGGCCTTTGTGGGTGCAGAGCATCTGCGTCCCCTCCGCCTTCCACCCACCAATTGCATCTCAGAACTCACGCCTGTCATCAGCTCTGTCTACACCCAGATGCAGCCCCTCCCTGGTCGACTGGAGCTTCCAGGATCCCGAGAAGCAGGTGAGGGACCTGAGGACCTGGCCGATGGAGGTCCCCTCCTCTACCGGGCCCGAGGCCCCCTGACTGACCCTGGGGCATCCCCCAGCAATGGCTGCCAGGACTCCACAGACACAGAAAGCAACCACGAAGATCGGGTTGCAGGGGTGGTATCCCTCCCTCAGggtcccccaccccagccacctcCCACCATTGTGGTGGGCCGGCACAGTCCTGCCTACGCCAAAGAGGACCCCAAGCCACAGGAGGGATTATTGCGGGGCACCCCAGGCCCCTCCAAGGAAGTGCTTCGGGTGGTGGGCGAGAGTGGTGAGCCTGTGAAGGCCTTCAAGTGTGAGCACTGCCGTATCCTCTTCCTGGACCACGTCATGTTCACTATCCACATGGGCTGTCATGGCTTCAGAGACCCTTTCGAGTGCAACATCTGTGGTTATCACAGCCAGGACCGGTACGAATTCTCTTCCCACATTGTCCGGGGGGAGCATAAGGTGGGCTAG